One Citrus sinensis cultivar Valencia sweet orange chromosome 5, DVS_A1.0, whole genome shotgun sequence genomic window, TAGCTAGCTAGCAAGTTAGAAATTATCCGCATTTCCGATTTATATAATATCACgttaaataggaaaaaaaaatatttatgcataacttatataaaatatatattggaGGAAATGGCCGGGAATGTGATACAGTCACGATCGGCATAATCTTTTGGGTGCAACTTTGAGGATAAGGATAATAATTGCAAGCATAAGAATCGACGTCTACTTTAATTATtctactttaatttttgtcgACTCAAAGGAACAACAAAAGAATAATGGCCGCCCCCTCATCTCCACTATTTATACATAGAATGAACCAAATCCTAACAAAAGTGACGTTGTGCATTAATATTAGTTGTTGTGATTGCAGAAGTTGATCCATGGCTCAATCCAGGCCTCTCTCCGAGGAAACCGAGACATTGAACCATGTCTTAAGTCTAGTGGAGACTTTCAGAGCCTTTGATTCGGACAACGATGGGTCGATCACTGGTGCTGAGCTCTCTGGAATATTCAATTCAGTTGGTTACAGGGCTAGCGAGGAAGATGTCAGGGAAATGATGCGGCAAGGTGACGCGAACAACGACGGATTGCTGAGCTTGGAGGAGTTCTTGGAGATGAACACCAAAGACATGGAGCTTGGAAGCCTTGGGAATTTGCTCAAGGCAGCTTTTGAATCTCTGAATCTTGATGGTGATGATATCTTAACTGGAGCAGAGCTGCATGaagttattgaaaatttaggaGTTGGGTTGTCATTAGCTGATTGCCAGGAGATTATTGCTTCCATGGATGGAGACGGTGATGGTGCTGTTAGCTTTGAGGACCTCCAATTAATAGTTAATTCCCTCCTCTAGAATCTCAACAGTCAACACAACGTATGTAATGCTAcatgctatatatatatatatatagtaataaACAATCACTAGCGTGTAGATCTATTACCATGCATCCTCCATTACTCTGCCATCTCTTCTACTTGATATATAGAAGATCATAAGTACACTCAATGTGTGATTAATTGTTATGTGCCTTTGCatccaaataaaatgaatatcaaaTTTCTATTAAATGCTCTCTGTCTTTGAATTAATGTCAAATATACTTTCATACCAAAGCAGatggaaataaatttatgcACGGCACAGGGAGTACGCGAGTTACTAGAGGCATGACATGAGTAGTGACAAATTACCAACACTTCCTGATAATGGCGGGTAACAAACccaagacaaaataaatttgtaatagaCCAGAGCTTGGAAGTTGAAAGTGACCTTTCATTCATTACAAACTAAATATCAGGCCAGCCACTCGGCCTTTGGCCGAGTGGTGAGAGCTGCTGCTCTCCAACTTGGAGAGCAGCAGTTCGAACCCCCACAATGCATGTGGGGGTGTTTCCTTcctcaaataaaattgagtgaaGGCAATCTGCTACCTTGCCCCAGTGCGAGGAGTAgacatccctcgaatatttgagagggttaaaatTTGGGCAGCGCTCCATTAACTTTGATGTATGTTGGTCCCAGTTATAATCTGATTTGTACATATCAGTTATattctcatgtaatatgagttgtaatcggagcaatagtctcatgtaatcaaaaaaaaaaaaaactaaatatcaGGCCAAGCAAGTACCTAGAAGAAATTATTGCCAACTGAATCATGAACCGACAGTGCAGAAACGTAGAAGATTGATAGGTATGAAAAATTagatttctaaataataaaagttttattaaaaaaatttggatgaACAAAACTAAGCTTTCAGCcgtttatatatatgtaattttttaaaaataggtaaatctaaaatattatttaataataaaattttagtaatctaaataaaaaaattaaaataaatggtacCTAAATccatatctttttaaaaaataaaaatcttaaaaataaaaaaaataaaaaatacttaaaattataaaattatcgaAAAAACAATAGAATTTTTGACTcgacaacaaaacaaaacggCCTAAATAGTGTTGGgtttaatattctttcataattttttttaaaaatatattatacgCTCAAAATTAACACTAAATTGTGGCCcctccccaaaaaaaaagaacctacTCATCCCAGCAATCATGCTGAATTATGAACTTCGGTCGTTCTCACGCATCGTCCACATATATATGGTGAGTAAGTTACCTGATACTGCAGCCTCTACGTAAGCTAGCTACTAGCCTACCATACCAGATTAGGCTTTAGTATAGCTCGTCTCCACCCTGCGGTTTGTTGGATTACTACTTGGATCGATCGCGAGAACACGTACGTTGATCCTACTTCACGTCTTTGTCcttttctaaagaaaagaaaagacaaaactCTCTACAAATTAGGCGGAGCACTGCGTTGATTGAATTAATGATTCCGTGCGTGCTTTAAGTAGCCGGGCGCGAATccatagaattaattattcCACGATTGAAAggattttataaagtttaatttagaaatctataaccaacattttcttttatgaacCTCCAAGAGGAGGCAGTTTATTCGACTAATATGATACGATTTGCATTCGTGATATAAAcggcccaaaaaaaaaaaaaagggatacTATTACATTCGGTTAGGGAACATATTGAATTTTACcccttaaaatataataagaataaaataattgaaaaaaatatatagaaaaaacAATGAGAAAAAGCAAGATATGTCTATAAGGGAGGAGGAATTTGAATCTATGGAAATGTGAACCCTCACCACAGTGAAGGACACCAGCCATTCAACCATTGAGTTGTTTTGGCCTTTTGGTtcaaaacttatattttataatatctctAAAATAGTAATAGAGATGATATATGTtgtccaaaaaaagaaaagaaaataaaagtaattagtGAAGATTCATCTTCTTACGGAAACCATccataatttaaatatgattagatgttataatcaaaatctttaaatagATTGgatgtaattgataatttaataagtATCCCATTAAAGTACTAgggattaaa contains:
- the LOC102611176 gene encoding probable calcium-binding protein CML29, translated to MAQSRPLSEETETLNHVLSLVETFRAFDSDNDGSITGAELSGIFNSVGYRASEEDVREMMRQGDANNDGLLSLEEFLEMNTKDMELGSLGNLLKAAFESLNLDGDDILTGAELHEVIENLGVGLSLADCQEIIASMDGDGDGAVSFEDLQLIVNSLL